In the genome of Schistocerca piceifrons isolate TAMUIC-IGC-003096 chromosome X, iqSchPice1.1, whole genome shotgun sequence, the window CGACGTACCAGACGCTGACGTCCGTCAACGGCAGGATGTCACCTCCCGGTTTCAGCCCCAGTTCCTCCTACGCCACGCTGACCCCTCTGCAGCCCCTTCCACCCATTTCCACCGTGTCGGACAAATTCGCTTACGGTCACACGAGTAACGTTTCTGGATCttttacagtaatgcaaaacaacgGACTCGCCAATATAGGCTTGGGCATGAGTGTCAACTCGCCGTACACGTACGACAAGCTGTCTACGATGGGGATGTCGCCGCCGCCGCACTACTCGTCGCCGAACAACGGGCTGGGCACCATCAACATCCCGCAGCAGCACTCGCCGCTGTCGCCGCAGAGCACGTACAGCCAGAACGGGCTGCAGTCTCCGCAGAAGAGCCTGTCGCCCAGCGGCTACGACTCGCCGTACACGGTGGGCCGGGCGACGCTCAGCCCGCCGTCGGCGTCGTTGCACTCGCCTCCCAACCCGATGGTGACGAGTTTCGTGGGCGCCGCGGCGGCGATGAACGGGATGGCCACGATGACGCCGCACCagtcgccgccgcagccgcagccgcccccgcagcagcaggcgccgcagcagccgcccccgcagcagccgccgccgcagccgcgcgACCGCGTGGCCGTCGCGTCGCCGTCGCCGCCCGCCTTCCAGCAGGCGGtgcagccgccgcagccgcccccgcagcagccgcccccgcagcagcagcagccgcagcagcagccgccgcagcagcagccccagccgccgccgcagcagcagccgccgcccccgcagcagcagcagccgcagccgcccccgcagcaggcgccgccgccgcctccccagCAGGTGAAGGCGGGCGCGCCGTCGGGCGGCGGGCTGCTGCCtcccggcgtcggcgtcggcgtcggcgtcggcgtcggcgtgggCGTCACGCTGGCGCCCGCCCCCGCCGGCGAGGTCGAGGAGATCAACACCAAGGAGCTGGCGCAGCGCATCAGCGCCGAGCTCAAGCGCTACAGCATCCCGCAAGCCATCTTCGCGCAGCGCGTCCTCTGCCGGTCACAGGGCACGCTGTCCGACCTCCTCCGCAACCCGAAGCCCTGGTCCAAGCTCAAATCTGGCAGAGAGACATTTCGCCGCATGTGGAAATGGCTGCAGGAACCCGAGTTTCAACGGATGTCAGCACTCAGATTGGCAGGTAAGTCCTTCACTTCTCATTCTCGCTTCTTGAGTGGTGCTGTCTCGAACAATCGCGAGTAGACGTTTGTGTTTTGATGTGCCGTCGCCACTGTGTGTAAACAAGGTGGACGAGCACGTGGCGAGCACGTGAGGGGGCGTGTCTGCAGGTTTTATCGAGCCTGACGCTCACCCCTCTCCGCGCAGAGCATCGATTTTCGTTCGGCACGAGTTTGCGCTTCCTCCGTCACTGGGTAAACTGCACGTGACGACGAGCCAGCCGCACTCCGCTTCCTGTGTCTGCGGCCTCGCGCGAGCCTTGCCGTTTCTCAGATAACCGCTACGTTTTCTTAGCGATGAGTTGTACGCCGTCTGAGTTACAGAACGACGGTTGCTCGAGACATTAACCCATCTCAACTTCTACTGCTCTCGTCTGCACTAGACTTACAATTGTGTTATGCAGAGCATTAGTCATAACTGTTAAATAATAAGTAAATCTTAATGCCTCACTGTCACTTTGACTGTGAAATACTACTTCTACATTTCGCTGTTGTGTTAGAATATTGtgacatttctttttaaattcacaATGTAGCGTTTCTCTAAATATATATGACGCCTTTGCACAGTTTCTAAATCGTAGTACGATATCTAGGAAGTTAATGAATAATTACATTATAACTATTCCAGTGATGCTTTGGCGTTCATTAATCGCCGCAGTACTTGTTTAGTGTTCAAAATAATGTCTTGCACCTATGTTTCATTAGTTAGTCTCGTATATTTTTCTATAGCAAAATTACTAATTTCTCTGCAAGTACTTAGCTCTCGGTATATTGCTTTACATTTAATGAAATGACATATTTGTGTAAATATAGATGGTTTCCTTTAATTGCTTTCTAATAGTGACAGTTAAACAAATTTTATACGTATAATTTTAAAAGCAAGATACAAATTAACTTGTTTTTGCTTTCGCTATCATGGaatactacagggtggcgcacgaataATCGGCCCCGAGTACAAACTGA includes:
- the LOC124722006 gene encoding hepatocyte nuclear factor 6; translated protein: MENVEEMADQQSLGEPMQDSVDSPAASTHAGLSMSPAELSPTISRQAVTGSVTTSHESLGESTSTHIKEELPSASEDLSEHSVDIKQETLSVIVQPHEDSQDSELLSPGKLSPTSGISVSVASMIDATDFRTLQPEPTYQTLTSVNGRMSPPGFSPSSSYATLTPLQPLPPISTVSDKFAYGHTSNVSGSFTVMQNNGLANIGLGMSVNSPYTYDKLSTMGMSPPPHYSSPNNGLGTINIPQQHSPLSPQSTYSQNGLQSPQKSLSPSGYDSPYTVGRATLSPPSASLHSPPNPMVTSFVGAAAAMNGMATMTPHQSPPQPQPPPQQQAPQQPPPQQPPPQPRDRVAVASPSPPAFQQQQQPQPPPQQAPPPPPQQVKAGAPSGGGLLPPGVGVGVGVGVGVGVTLAPAPAGEVEEINTKELAQRISAELKRYSIPQAIFAQRVLCRSQGTLSDLLRNPKPWSKLKSGRETFRRMWKWLQEPEFQRMSALRLAAAQIPQRGTCKRKDDPQSQPEHSPAPKKPRLVFTDLQRRTLQAIFKETKRPSKEMQVTIARQLGLEPTTVGNFFMNARRRSMDKWKDEEPSKTTVVPVAHDGQQHSPGTAMSGHSQPLQQQQPDIL